In one Pseudomonas sp. MM211 genomic region, the following are encoded:
- a CDS encoding tetratricopeptide repeat protein — protein sequence MSKWLIPVLTASVVLGGCASVQRGSIPVVDSGTSAYEQDDRPGNGYSNAPAATQQPAQPSSDDAGVVVMVPGGGNPSAPIDTYAAPAGAPANGGGLTFDEPPLSSEPLGSTTYGNAPPSQPSTPSGIPSGNSGGLAADEQLDGPVLALLTSAQQQQTGGDLNGAASSLERAQRIAPREPQVLYRLAEVRLAQGDAAQAEQFARRGLSYASGRPALQASLWDLIAKSREQQGDAAGAAQARERARVNL from the coding sequence GTGAGTAAGTGGTTGATTCCCGTTTTGACTGCCTCGGTAGTGCTGGGAGGTTGTGCCAGCGTACAGCGTGGTTCCATTCCGGTCGTGGATTCCGGTACTTCTGCGTATGAGCAGGACGATCGACCCGGCAACGGCTACAGCAATGCGCCTGCAGCGACGCAGCAACCGGCTCAGCCCTCGTCGGATGATGCCGGCGTGGTGGTGATGGTGCCAGGCGGCGGTAACCCGTCGGCGCCAATCGATACCTATGCGGCGCCGGCTGGGGCTCCCGCCAACGGAGGCGGGCTGACATTCGATGAGCCGCCGTTGAGCAGCGAACCTTTAGGGTCGACGACATACGGCAATGCGCCGCCGTCTCAGCCATCGACGCCGAGCGGCATCCCCAGTGGCAATAGCGGTGGTTTGGCCGCCGATGAACAACTGGATGGGCCGGTACTGGCACTGTTGACCAGTGCGCAACAGCAGCAGACTGGCGGCGACCTTAATGGCGCCGCTTCAAGCCTGGAGCGTGCGCAGCGTATTGCCCCGCGTGAACCGCAGGTGCTTTATCGTCTCGCCGAAGTGCGCCTGGCTCAGGGCGATGCCGCTCAAGCCGAGCAGTTCGCCCGTCGTGGCCTTAGCTACGCCAGTGGTCGTCCGGCTCTGCAGGCCAGCCTGTGGGATCTGATTGCCAAGTCTCGTGAGCAGCAGGGTGACGCAGCAGGTGCGGCCCAGGCTCGTGAGCGTGCGCGAGTCAATCTGTGA
- a CDS encoding YqcC family protein, giving the protein MTAAPINQIADQLLLVERALRVQGWWDATPPSEEALASEQPFCVDTLDFAQWLQWIFLPRMKAIIEAGADLPAVSGILPMAEQVYGANSRAAADLLKALGDFDRLITAG; this is encoded by the coding sequence GTGACGGCTGCACCAATCAACCAGATCGCCGACCAGCTGTTGCTGGTCGAGCGCGCATTACGGGTGCAGGGCTGGTGGGACGCAACGCCGCCGAGCGAGGAGGCGCTGGCCAGTGAGCAGCCGTTCTGTGTGGACACGCTGGACTTCGCTCAGTGGCTGCAATGGATCTTCCTGCCACGCATGAAGGCTATTATCGAAGCTGGTGCTGATCTGCCCGCGGTATCCGGCATTCTGCCGATGGCCGAGCAGGTCTATGGTGCGAACAGCCGTGCTGCAGCCGATTTGCTCAAGGCACTCGGCGATTTCGACCGGCTGATCACTGCGGGCTGA
- a CDS encoding DUF4124 domain-containing protein, with amino-acid sequence MRRMILTTSLALALSTTAMAGQVYKWVDAQGVTHFSEQPPQGQQATTINKAAPPPPSTEPKPAPTFQDIADPEQAAADAKVKKEVAEQQVQLRKYCETQRNNLAQLENNPRVRVEDGGEMRRLGEDERQQRIADSKKAITESCK; translated from the coding sequence ATGCGCCGCATGATCCTCACTACCAGCCTGGCGCTCGCCCTGAGCACCACCGCCATGGCCGGCCAGGTATACAAATGGGTCGACGCCCAAGGCGTTACCCATTTCAGTGAACAACCGCCGCAGGGCCAGCAAGCCACCACCATCAACAAGGCCGCTCCGCCGCCACCCTCCACAGAGCCGAAGCCGGCACCAACCTTTCAGGACATCGCCGACCCGGAGCAGGCAGCCGCCGATGCCAAGGTCAAGAAGGAAGTGGCCGAACAGCAAGTGCAACTGCGCAAGTACTGCGAGACCCAGCGCAACAACCTCGCGCAGCTGGAGAACAACCCGCGGGTTCGCGTGGAGGATGGTGGAGAGATGCGCCGTCTCGGCGAAGATGAACGTCAGCAGCGCATAGCCGATAGCAAGAAAGCGATCACCGAGAGCTGCAAGTAA
- a CDS encoding acetolactate synthase 3 large subunit, with translation MELLSGAEMVVRSLRDEGVKYIYGYPGGALLHIYDALFKEPEVTHILVRHEQAATHMADGYARATGKAGVVLVTSGPGATNAVTGIATAYMDSIPMVILSGQVASTVVGTDAFQEVDMVGISRPIVKHSFIIKHPSEIPEVIKKAFYLAESGRPGPVVVDIPKDMGDPTQKFEYSYPKKVKLRSYSPAVRGHSGQIRKAAEMLIAAKRPIIYSGGGVILGGASAQLTELARALNVPVTNTLMGLGAYPGDDRQFVGMLGMHGSYTANLAMHHADVILAVGARFDDRVINGETAAKFCPNAKIIHIDIDPASISKTVKADIPIVGPVDSVLSEMVAALKEIEQRPDSESQATWWKQIEEWRGGGRLFPYNEGDGSIIKPQTVIETLCEVTKGDAFVSSDVGQHQMFAAQYYRFNKPNRWINSGGLGTMGFGFPAAMGVKLNFPDSDVACVTGEGSIQMNIQELSTCLQYDLPVKIVNLNNGALGMVRQWQDMQYSSRYSHSYMESLPDFVKLAESYGHVGIRITDLKDLKPKMEEAFAMKDRLVFLDIAVDTSEHVYPMQIRGGAMRDMWLSKTERT, from the coding sequence GTGGAGCTTTTATCCGGCGCTGAAATGGTCGTCCGCTCGTTGCGTGATGAAGGCGTTAAGTACATCTACGGGTACCCAGGCGGTGCCCTCCTGCACATTTACGATGCCTTGTTCAAAGAACCGGAAGTGACACACATCCTGGTTCGTCACGAACAGGCGGCGACTCATATGGCAGACGGTTATGCCCGTGCCACCGGTAAAGCCGGCGTGGTGCTGGTTACGTCTGGCCCCGGCGCGACCAATGCTGTCACCGGTATCGCCACTGCCTATATGGATTCCATCCCGATGGTGATCCTCTCCGGTCAGGTGGCCAGCACCGTGGTTGGCACCGATGCCTTCCAGGAAGTCGACATGGTCGGCATCTCTCGCCCGATCGTGAAGCACAGCTTCATTATCAAGCATCCTTCGGAAATTCCCGAAGTGATCAAGAAAGCTTTCTATCTTGCCGAGTCTGGTCGTCCGGGCCCGGTGGTCGTGGACATTCCCAAGGACATGGGCGACCCGACCCAGAAGTTCGAATACAGCTACCCGAAAAAGGTCAAGCTGCGCTCCTACAGTCCTGCGGTTCGTGGTCACTCTGGGCAGATCCGCAAAGCGGCGGAAATGCTTATTGCGGCCAAGCGTCCGATCATCTATTCCGGTGGTGGTGTAATCCTCGGTGGTGCTTCGGCACAACTGACCGAGCTGGCCCGCGCACTGAACGTTCCGGTCACCAATACCTTGATGGGCCTTGGCGCCTACCCGGGCGACGACCGTCAGTTCGTCGGCATGTTGGGCATGCACGGCAGCTACACCGCCAACCTGGCTATGCACCACGCCGATGTCATTCTGGCAGTCGGTGCGCGCTTCGACGACCGGGTCATCAACGGTGAAACCGCAGCCAAGTTCTGTCCGAACGCCAAGATCATCCACATCGACATCGACCCGGCGTCGATCTCCAAGACGGTCAAGGCCGATATTCCGATCGTTGGCCCGGTCGACAGCGTGTTGAGCGAGATGGTCGCCGCACTCAAGGAAATCGAGCAGCGTCCGGACAGCGAGTCTCAAGCCACCTGGTGGAAGCAGATCGAAGAATGGCGCGGCGGCGGTCGCCTGTTCCCTTATAACGAGGGTGACGGCAGCATCATCAAGCCGCAGACCGTGATCGAGACCCTGTGCGAAGTCACCAAAGGTGATGCCTTCGTCAGCTCCGATGTTGGCCAGCACCAGATGTTCGCGGCGCAGTATTATCGCTTCAACAAGCCGAACCGCTGGATCAACTCCGGTGGCCTGGGCACCATGGGCTTCGGCTTCCCGGCGGCCATGGGCGTCAAGCTGAACTTCCCGGACAGCGACGTGGCCTGCGTCACCGGTGAGGGCAGCATCCAGATGAACATTCAGGAGCTGTCGACCTGCCTGCAGTACGACCTGCCGGTGAAGATCGTCAACCTCAACAATGGTGCGCTGGGCATGGTTCGCCAGTGGCAGGACATGCAGTACAGCAGCCGTTACTCGCACTCCTACATGGAATCGCTGCCTGACTTCGTCAAGCTGGCCGAGTCTTATGGGCACGTGGGCATCCGCATCACTGACCTGAAAGACCTCAAGCCGAAGATGGAAGAGGCGTTTGCGATGAAGGATCGCCTGGTGTTCCTCGACATCGCCGTGGATACCAGCGAGCACGTCTACCCGATGCAGATTCGGGGTGGGGCGATGCGCGACATGTGGCTGAGCAAGACGGAGCGTACCTGA
- the ilvN gene encoding acetolactate synthase small subunit: protein MRHIISLLLENEPGALSRVVGLFSQRNYNIESLTVAPTEDPTLSRLTLTTIGHDDVIEQITKNLNKLIEVVKLVDLSENAHIERELMLVKVKATGAQRAEVKRTTDIFRGQIVDVTPSVYTIQLAGTSDKLDSFIQAIGTALILETVRSGVTGIARGDKVLSI from the coding sequence ATGCGTCATATCATTTCCCTGCTGCTGGAAAACGAACCGGGAGCGCTGTCGCGTGTGGTCGGCCTGTTCTCCCAACGCAACTACAACATCGAAAGCCTGACCGTGGCGCCGACCGAAGACCCGACCCTGTCGCGTCTGACGTTGACCACGATTGGCCATGATGACGTGATCGAGCAGATCACCAAGAACCTCAACAAGCTGATCGAAGTGGTCAAGCTGGTGGATCTGTCGGAAAACGCTCACATCGAGCGTGAACTGATGCTGGTCAAGGTCAAGGCCACCGGCGCCCAGCGCGCCGAGGTGAAGCGCACCACCGACATCTTCCGTGGGCAGATCGTCGATGTGACACCGAGCGTCTATACCATCCAGCTGGCCGGTACCAGCGACAAGCTGGACAGCTTCATCCAGGCCATCGGCACCGCGCTGATTCTGGAAACCGTACGCAGCGGCGTTACAGGTATCGCCCGCGGCGACAAGGTGCTGAGCATCTGA
- the ilvY gene encoding HTH-type transcriptional activator IlvY gives MDSHALKLFLSLADNLHFGKTSREQHVSPSALSRSIKQLEEELGAPLFIRDNRSVRLTREGQQFREYANDVMNGWQAIRQTFKEDQLVLHGELSLYCSVTASYSFLYDILSSFRQDYPRIEMKLHTGDPAKAVERVQQGLEDLAIGALPDSLPAGVVFQSITRSELRFIGPQSPQLLSDEQLRRPGAQSWQDVPMILSEEGLARTRTDRWLKSHNIKPRIYAQVSGNEAIVSMVSLGFGIGVVPQIVLDNSPLAARIRLYDIQPPLTAYDIGLFALEKRLKDPLIAAFWNRQR, from the coding sequence ATGGATAGTCACGCACTCAAGCTCTTTCTCTCCCTGGCAGACAACCTGCACTTCGGCAAAACCAGCCGAGAGCAGCACGTCAGCCCCTCTGCGCTCAGTCGCAGCATCAAGCAACTCGAAGAAGAGCTTGGTGCGCCGCTGTTCATCCGCGACAACCGCTCAGTGCGGCTGACTCGAGAGGGGCAGCAATTCCGTGAGTACGCCAACGATGTCATGAACGGCTGGCAAGCCATTCGCCAAACCTTCAAGGAGGATCAACTGGTGCTGCATGGGGAGCTCTCCCTATATTGCTCGGTGACGGCGAGTTACAGCTTCCTCTATGACATCCTGAGCAGCTTTCGCCAGGACTACCCGCGCATCGAGATGAAGCTGCACACTGGCGATCCGGCAAAGGCCGTCGAGCGCGTGCAGCAGGGGCTGGAAGATCTTGCCATTGGCGCCCTCCCCGACAGCTTGCCAGCCGGCGTCGTCTTCCAGTCGATTACCCGCTCGGAGTTGCGCTTCATCGGCCCGCAGTCCCCTCAGTTGTTGAGCGACGAACAACTAAGACGTCCCGGCGCACAAAGCTGGCAAGACGTACCGATGATTCTCTCGGAAGAAGGCCTCGCCCGCACTCGTACCGACCGCTGGCTGAAAAGCCACAACATCAAGCCACGGATCTATGCTCAGGTAAGCGGCAACGAAGCCATCGTCAGCATGGTCAGCCTGGGGTTCGGTATCGGTGTGGTGCCGCAGATCGTACTGGACAACAGTCCACTGGCCGCACGCATCCGCCTCTACGATATTCAGCCACCACTGACCGCCTACGACATCGGCCTGTTCGCGCTGGAAAAGCGCCTCAAGGATCCGCTGATCGCAGCCTTCTGGAACCGCCAACGGTAA
- the ilvC gene encoding ketol-acid reductoisomerase — MKVYYDKDCDLSIIQGKKVAIIGYGSQGHAQACNLKDSGVDVTVGLRKGSATVAKAEAHGLKVTDVAAAVAGADLVMILTPDEFQSQLYKNEIEPNIKQGATLAFSHGFAIHYNQVVPRADLDVIMIAPKAPGHTVRTEFVKGGGIPDLIAVYQDASGNAKNVALSYASGVGGGRTGIIETTFKDETETDLFGEQAVLCGGTVELVKAGFETLVEAGYAPEMAYFECLHELKLIVDLMYEGGIANMNYSISNNAEYGEYVTGPEVINAESRQAMRNALKRIQDGEYAKMFISEGATNYPSMTAKRRNNAAHGIEIIGEQLRSMMPWIGANKIVDKSKN, encoded by the coding sequence ATGAAAGTTTATTACGACAAAGATTGTGACCTCTCCATCATCCAGGGCAAGAAAGTTGCCATCATCGGTTACGGCTCCCAGGGCCACGCTCAGGCGTGCAACCTGAAAGACTCCGGTGTGGACGTCACTGTCGGTCTGCGTAAAGGTTCGGCTACCGTTGCCAAGGCAGAGGCCCATGGCCTGAAAGTGACCGACGTTGCTGCTGCTGTTGCTGGCGCCGATCTGGTCATGATCCTGACTCCGGACGAGTTCCAGTCCCAGCTGTACAAGAACGAAATCGAGCCGAACATCAAGCAAGGCGCCACCCTGGCCTTCTCCCACGGCTTCGCGATCCACTACAACCAAGTCGTTCCACGCGCTGACCTCGACGTGATCATGATCGCGCCGAAAGCACCGGGTCACACCGTGCGTACCGAGTTCGTCAAAGGCGGCGGCATCCCTGACCTGATCGCGGTTTATCAGGACGCTTCCGGCAACGCCAAGAACGTCGCCTTGTCCTACGCTTCGGGTGTTGGCGGTGGCCGTACCGGCATTATCGAAACCACCTTCAAGGACGAGACTGAAACCGACCTGTTCGGCGAGCAGGCTGTTCTGTGTGGCGGTACCGTCGAGCTGGTCAAAGCCGGTTTCGAAACCCTGGTTGAAGCTGGCTACGCGCCGGAAATGGCCTACTTCGAGTGCCTGCACGAGCTGAAGCTGATCGTTGACCTCATGTACGAAGGCGGTATCGCCAACATGAACTACTCGATCTCCAACAATGCCGAGTACGGCGAGTACGTGACCGGCCCGGAAGTCATCAACGCCGAGTCCCGTCAGGCCATGCGCAATGCACTGAAGCGCATCCAGGATGGCGAGTACGCCAAGATGTTCATCAGCGAAGGCGCCACCAACTACCCGTCGATGACCGCCAAGCGTCGTAACAACGCCGCCCACGGTATCGAAATCATCGGTGAGCAACTGCGCTCGATGATGCCGTGGATCGGTGCCAACAAGATCGTCGACAAGTCCAAGAACTAA
- the pssA gene encoding CDP-diacylglycerol--serine O-phosphatidyltransferase yields the protein MSERPQEPKSSKDDESLLPIDEHIEEGHDDEGRKVRHRGIYLLPNLFTTANLFAGFYAIINAMNGNFYVAAAAVFVAMVLDGLDGRVARLTNTQSAFGAEYDSLSDMVAFGVAPALLAFEWALGSMGKVGWMVAFIYVAGAALRLARFNTQIGSVDKRYFIGLASPAAAGVVAGTVWAFSDYGIQGSNMSFVVAILVAASGMLMVSNIKYNSFKNLDLKGRVPFVAILAVVLVFAVVFSDPPRILLLIFLAYAASDPIQYLLRLRRRQTGE from the coding sequence ATGAGCGAGCGTCCGCAAGAGCCAAAATCGTCCAAGGACGATGAGAGCTTACTGCCCATCGACGAGCATATTGAGGAAGGACATGACGACGAGGGGCGTAAGGTTCGCCATCGCGGCATCTACCTGTTGCCCAATCTGTTCACGACCGCGAACCTGTTCGCCGGCTTCTACGCCATCATCAACGCGATGAACGGCAATTTCTACGTAGCTGCCGCTGCGGTGTTCGTGGCCATGGTGCTGGACGGCCTCGATGGTCGCGTCGCACGTCTGACCAATACCCAGAGTGCCTTCGGCGCCGAATACGACTCGCTGTCCGACATGGTCGCCTTTGGCGTTGCACCGGCGCTGCTGGCTTTCGAGTGGGCACTCGGCAGCATGGGCAAGGTCGGCTGGATGGTCGCTTTCATCTATGTCGCCGGCGCTGCGTTGCGCCTGGCTCGCTTCAATACGCAGATTGGCAGTGTCGATAAACGCTACTTCATCGGTCTCGCCAGCCCGGCTGCAGCTGGTGTGGTAGCGGGTACCGTATGGGCGTTCAGTGATTACGGTATCCAGGGCTCGAACATGTCTTTTGTCGTGGCCATCTTGGTCGCAGCCTCGGGCATGCTGATGGTCAGCAATATCAAATACAACAGCTTCAAGAATCTCGACCTGAAGGGGCGCGTGCCCTTTGTTGCGATTCTGGCTGTCGTGCTGGTGTTCGCCGTCGTGTTCAGTGACCCGCCGCGAATTCTGCTGCTGATTTTCCTCGCTTATGCCGCTTCTGATCCAATCCAGTACTTGCTGCGTCTGCGTCGTCGTCAGACAGGCGAGTGA
- the msrP gene encoding protein-methionine-sulfoxide reductase catalytic subunit MsrP, translating to MLIKLPRASECNASDVTPESVYLSRRTFMSATAAGMALGSVPAWAQSATAVQRYADVEPGEAPSWLAERIAATKWEAVTAKGEVVTPFRDATHYNNFYEFGPDKSDPAANAGSLKTEPWSVVIDGEVGKPGRYALEDFIKPYQLEERIYRLRCVEAWSMVIPWIGFPISALLNKVEPTSAAKFIRFETLNDPDSMPGQRSRFGLIDWPYVEGLRLDEAMHPLAILAVGMYGRELPNQNGAPLRLVVPWKYGFKSIKSIVRISLVSEQPQTTWQSIAAQEYGFYANVNPTVDHPRWTQARERRLPSGLFSPNVRETQMFNGYQEVASLYSNLDLRKNY from the coding sequence ATGCTAATCAAGCTACCCCGGGCATCTGAGTGCAACGCATCGGATGTCACCCCCGAGTCCGTTTACCTGTCTCGCCGCACCTTTATGTCAGCTACTGCCGCCGGCATGGCACTTGGTAGTGTTCCTGCGTGGGCGCAGTCAGCTACTGCTGTCCAGCGCTATGCGGATGTCGAGCCAGGGGAGGCCCCTTCCTGGTTGGCTGAGCGTATTGCCGCAACCAAGTGGGAGGCGGTTACTGCTAAGGGGGAGGTGGTGACGCCGTTTCGTGATGCCACCCACTACAACAACTTCTATGAGTTCGGTCCGGACAAGTCGGATCCCGCAGCAAATGCCGGTAGCCTGAAAACCGAGCCATGGTCGGTGGTAATTGATGGTGAGGTTGGCAAACCAGGGCGTTACGCGCTGGAAGACTTCATCAAGCCCTATCAGTTAGAGGAGCGCATCTACCGCCTGCGCTGTGTCGAGGCCTGGTCGATGGTGATTCCCTGGATCGGTTTTCCTATCTCTGCGTTGCTCAATAAAGTCGAGCCAACCTCTGCGGCTAAATTCATTCGTTTCGAAACCCTCAATGATCCAGACAGCATGCCGGGGCAGCGCTCGCGTTTCGGCTTGATCGATTGGCCCTATGTGGAAGGGCTGCGTCTGGATGAGGCGATGCATCCGCTGGCCATCCTTGCCGTGGGCATGTACGGCCGTGAACTGCCTAACCAGAACGGCGCGCCGTTGCGGTTGGTGGTGCCATGGAAGTATGGCTTCAAGAGCATCAAGTCCATCGTGCGCATCAGTTTGGTCAGCGAACAGCCGCAGACCACCTGGCAAAGCATCGCCGCGCAGGAGTATGGCTTCTACGCCAACGTCAATCCGACCGTCGACCATCCTCGCTGGACCCAGGCCCGTGAGCGGCGGCTGCCCAGTGGGCTGTTCAGCCCTAATGTTCGCGAGACTCAGATGTTCAATGGTTATCAGGAAGTCGCCAGCCTTTATAGCAACCTCGATCTGCGGAAGAATTATTGA
- a CDS encoding paraquat-inducible protein A encodes MPQSAEQQSLAEVPLTELVACHECDLLMRKPHIGDGESVECPRCGYELYNHRHQVVRRSMALVLAALLLYVPANFLPIMHLTLLGQTANDTVWSGVLGLYNSGMQSIAVVVFLCSMAVPLLKLLCQLLVLLSISLKVGRGYGLLLYRIYHHMREWGMLEVYLMGILVSIVKLADIAALSLGFGLVCFIALLLVQVWLEVTMSPHQIWEALAGEDISARH; translated from the coding sequence ATGCCCCAGTCGGCCGAGCAGCAGTCGTTAGCTGAAGTACCTCTGACGGAGTTGGTCGCATGTCATGAATGCGATCTGCTCATGCGCAAGCCGCACATCGGGGATGGTGAGAGCGTCGAATGCCCGCGTTGTGGCTATGAGCTCTACAACCACCGGCATCAGGTGGTGCGCCGCAGCATGGCTCTGGTTCTGGCCGCGCTTCTGCTGTACGTCCCTGCGAATTTTCTGCCGATCATGCATCTGACCCTGCTGGGGCAAACCGCCAATGACACGGTGTGGAGCGGAGTGCTCGGTCTGTACAACAGTGGCATGCAAAGCATCGCCGTGGTGGTGTTCCTGTGCAGCATGGCGGTGCCGCTGCTCAAGCTGCTCTGTCAGCTGTTGGTACTCCTGAGCATCAGCCTGAAAGTTGGCCGTGGCTACGGGTTGCTGCTGTACCGTATTTATCACCATATGCGCGAGTGGGGCATGCTCGAGGTTTACCTGATGGGCATTCTGGTTTCCATCGTCAAACTGGCCGATATCGCAGCCTTGTCGCTGGGCTTTGGCCTGGTCTGTTTCATTGCACTGCTGTTGGTGCAGGTCTGGTTGGAGGTGACGATGTCGCCTCACCAGATCTGGGAAGCCCTGGCGGGGGAGGATATCAGTGCGCGCCATTGA
- a CDS encoding paraquat-inducible protein A, with translation MRAIDAGLLICHECHQLNRHEPEVKRQFCSRCGGRVHPRQPNSLARTWALLITAAILYIPANILPIMTINSLGKGQPDTIMSGVITLVGHGMLPIAAVVFIASIVVPTFKLVGIGLLLYSVQRHQPMSARQRILMYRFIEWIGRWSMLDIFVIAILVAVVRFGSLASVEPGMGAVAFASVVILTMLAALTFDPRLIWDNTESDDDHE, from the coding sequence GTGCGCGCCATTGATGCCGGGCTGCTGATCTGCCACGAATGCCACCAGCTCAATCGCCACGAGCCCGAAGTGAAGCGGCAGTTCTGTTCGCGCTGTGGCGGACGGGTACATCCACGCCAGCCCAATAGCCTGGCACGTACCTGGGCGTTGCTGATCACCGCCGCCATTCTCTACATTCCCGCGAACATACTACCGATCATGACGATCAACTCCCTTGGCAAGGGCCAGCCAGACACCATCATGTCCGGTGTCATTACCCTTGTCGGTCATGGCATGTTGCCGATTGCGGCGGTAGTGTTCATCGCCAGTATCGTGGTGCCGACCTTCAAGTTGGTCGGGATCGGCCTGCTGCTCTATTCGGTGCAGCGCCATCAGCCGATGTCGGCTCGCCAACGAATTTTGATGTACCGCTTCATCGAATGGATCGGGCGCTGGTCGATGCTGGATATCTTTGTCATCGCCATTCTGGTGGCGGTGGTCAGATTCGGCAGTCTGGCGAGCGTCGAGCCTGGGATGGGAGCGGTGGCTTTCGCCAGTGTGGTGATTCTGACCATGCTGGCAGCACTGACCTTCGACCCTCGATTGATTTGGGATAACACGGAATCGGATGACGACCATGAATGA